The Picrophilus oshimae DSM 9789 genome includes a window with the following:
- a CDS encoding hydroxymethylglutaryl-CoA reductase, degradative — MESNIHNFHKMSINERLQKLMEFSNLTDEDINKLSSWVMPMETADHIIENVVSRIYLPMGIATNFLINGRDYLIPMAIEEPSVVAACSNGARIARAGGGFTAYASEPMMYGQIQIVDINDPELARINIMKNKARILEMANTRSSTLKSLGAGAKDLEIKIFDDMMIIYLKIDVQEAMGANIINTMCEYVSPFIEEITKGRVILRIMSNLTPLRMAYARAVFPKDLIGERTVDNIIYAYKFAEHDVFRAATHNKGIMNGIDAVLLATLNDFRAQEANAHAYASLNGYKPLTRYYKNENGDLVGSIEIPVAIGTVGGTTRSSEISRIAMKILNVENARDLSCVLASVGLSQNFAALRALADEGIQRGHMKLHARNVAIAAGATGDDIDKIADKMIRENKISITRAMEILKGD; from the coding sequence ATGGAATCAAATATACATAATTTCCATAAGATGAGCATAAACGAAAGGCTTCAAAAATTAATGGAGTTTTCAAATTTAACAGATGAAGATATAAATAAATTATCATCCTGGGTTATGCCAATGGAAACCGCAGATCACATTATAGAAAATGTTGTCTCAAGGATATATTTACCAATGGGCATTGCCACAAATTTTCTTATCAATGGCAGGGATTATCTAATACCAATGGCAATAGAGGAGCCATCAGTTGTTGCCGCATGCTCAAACGGTGCAAGGATTGCAAGGGCAGGAGGTGGCTTCACTGCATATGCAAGCGAGCCAATGATGTATGGCCAGATACAAATTGTTGATATTAATGATCCTGAGCTTGCAAGGATAAATATAATGAAAAACAAGGCCAGGATCCTTGAGATGGCAAATACAAGAAGCAGTACGTTAAAAAGCCTTGGTGCCGGTGCAAAGGATCTTGAAATAAAGATCTTTGATGACATGATGATAATTTATTTAAAAATAGATGTCCAGGAGGCCATGGGTGCAAATATAATAAACACAATGTGTGAGTATGTTTCACCTTTTATAGAGGAGATAACAAAGGGACGTGTTATTTTAAGAATAATGAGCAATTTAACCCCGCTGAGAATGGCATATGCAAGGGCCGTTTTTCCAAAGGATTTAATAGGGGAGAGAACTGTTGATAACATTATATATGCATATAAATTTGCTGAGCATGATGTATTCAGGGCAGCAACACATAACAAGGGCATAATGAACGGTATAGATGCCGTGCTTCTTGCGACACTCAACGATTTCAGGGCACAGGAGGCAAATGCACATGCCTATGCATCATTGAATGGATACAAACCATTGACCAGATATTATAAAAATGAAAACGGGGATCTTGTTGGCAGCATAGAGATACCTGTTGCCATAGGTACAGTCGGTGGAACAACAAGGAGCTCAGAGATCTCAAGAATAGCAATGAAGATATTAAATGTAGAAAACGCAAGGGATCTATCATGTGTCCTGGCATCGGTTGGTCTGTCCCAGAACTTTGCCGCACTGAGGGCCCTGGCGGATGAGGGCATACAGAGAGGACACATGAAGCTCCATGCAAGGAATGTGGCCATTGCCGCAGGTGCAACAGGTGATGATATAGATAAAATAGCAGATAAAATGATAAGGGAGAATAAAATATCAATAACCAGGGCAATGGAAATATTAAAAGGTGATTAA
- a CDS encoding alpha/beta fold hydrolase — translation MIRNYSETRFGRISYLIRDGKIPLILMHGFGGTGNTFLRIEPYLNENFKVIFPDLLGHGHSDKPDIDYTIHQQALAINDMIKSLNLDKIIIGGNSYGGWIALDYALNINEPEALILIDSAGTNRTFAEDGMVNEVVDEIMKVRNYKNRDALIKIAENNGRPSEKINLNDLKRLSCKTIIIWGKNDNTIPISKGYEYKNYIRNSEMHVLDSGHTPQISNPEEVSSIINKIIE, via the coding sequence ATGATAAGGAATTATTCTGAAACAAGGTTTGGAAGAATATCATATTTAATAAGGGATGGCAAAATACCATTGATCTTAATGCATGGTTTTGGCGGCACCGGAAACACGTTTCTAAGAATTGAGCCATACCTTAATGAGAATTTCAAGGTGATATTCCCTGACCTTCTTGGCCATGGCCATTCTGACAAGCCTGATATAGATTACACAATTCATCAGCAGGCACTTGCAATAAACGATATGATAAAATCATTAAATCTTGATAAAATAATAATTGGTGGCAACTCATATGGTGGCTGGATTGCCCTTGACTATGCACTTAATATAAATGAGCCGGAGGCACTGATTTTAATTGACAGCGCAGGAACAAACAGGACGTTTGCCGAGGATGGCATGGTAAATGAGGTTGTCGATGAAATAATGAAGGTTAGAAATTACAAAAACAGGGATGCATTAATAAAAATAGCTGAAAACAACGGAAGGCCATCCGAGAAGATAAACCTAAATGATTTAAAGAGGCTGAGCTGCAAAACAATCATAATCTGGGGTAAAAACGATAATACGATACCCATTTCAAAGGGATATGAATATAAAAATTATATAAGAAACAGTGAGATGCATGTACTTGACTCTGGACATACACCACAGATAAGCAATCCAGAGGAGGTTTCATCAATAATAAATAAAATTATAGAATAA
- a CDS encoding glycosyltransferase family 2 protein, whose protein sequence is MNMNPKLLYFISIIAIILYLYFLIISLIKFDETYIEKFLSLLLIIINAFFIIHSIEYLHYYINARTFYEKSTYKYFNTYFNFETAVFIASYNESETVLEDTLIACINMSKQANGIVYVLDDSTDIKKAKAIKDLCMRYSVNYIHRDNRRGYKAGALNDALKFINTKYFAVFDADQRPMENFLNELIPVLEDDENIALIQVPQIYDNNNTPVARGANDIQMVFYTFITEGKSLENSMFSCGSNVIYRTESIKSIGGFVETNITEDMATTIKLHERGYKTIYYNLPLVRGEAPETLNAYFIQQSRWSQGSISLFYGILKSIFSRNGMNYRQKIGYFVTTSWYFIGVVNIIMLLFPLLFIFFNVISLITPEIYIFVLAFYIIFEFFVFTATVYEKTKSIIPVLRNISLTFITSPVFVKSAFYAFINKRTSFKVTPKGDSSKIPFSGLKAQYAIMFISAAGFAYAIYRYIISGNMEFIFNGAFMLYFLLLSMSIFYYNR, encoded by the coding sequence ATGAATATGAACCCAAAATTACTGTATTTTATATCAATAATCGCAATAATACTTTATTTATATTTTTTAATAATATCATTGATTAAGTTTGATGAAACATATATCGAAAAATTTCTCAGTCTTCTGCTTATAATTATAAATGCCTTTTTTATAATACATTCAATAGAATATCTTCATTATTACATAAATGCAAGGACATTCTATGAAAAAAGCACCTATAAATATTTTAATACATACTTTAATTTTGAAACTGCAGTATTTATAGCAAGCTATAATGAATCAGAAACCGTTCTTGAAGACACATTAATAGCCTGCATTAACATGTCAAAACAGGCAAATGGTATTGTATATGTTCTTGATGATTCAACAGATATTAAAAAGGCAAAAGCAATAAAGGATCTATGCATGAGATACAGTGTAAATTATATACATAGAGATAATCGAAGGGGATACAAGGCAGGGGCATTGAACGACGCATTGAAATTTATAAATACAAAATATTTTGCAGTATTCGATGCGGATCAAAGGCCGATGGAGAATTTTTTGAATGAACTGATACCAGTTCTTGAGGATGATGAGAACATTGCATTGATACAGGTGCCACAGATATATGATAATAATAACACACCTGTTGCAAGAGGCGCAAATGACATACAGATGGTATTTTATACTTTTATAACAGAGGGAAAAAGCCTTGAAAACAGCATGTTTTCATGCGGTTCAAATGTAATATACAGGACAGAATCGATAAAAAGCATTGGCGGCTTTGTTGAAACAAATATAACAGAGGACATGGCCACAACAATAAAACTCCATGAACGTGGATATAAAACAATATATTATAATCTGCCACTGGTAAGAGGTGAGGCCCCTGAAACATTGAATGCGTATTTTATACAGCAGTCAAGGTGGTCCCAGGGCTCTATATCCCTTTTTTATGGTATTTTAAAAAGTATTTTTTCAAGGAACGGAATGAATTACAGGCAGAAAATAGGGTATTTTGTAACAACCTCCTGGTATTTTATAGGCGTTGTTAATATAATAATGCTCTTGTTTCCATTGCTTTTTATATTTTTTAATGTTATTTCTTTAATAACACCGGAAATATACATATTTGTGCTCGCATTTTATATAATATTTGAATTCTTTGTCTTCACCGCAACGGTATATGAAAAAACAAAATCGATAATACCTGTGCTGAGAAATATATCATTAACCTTTATAACATCACCAGTATTTGTAAAATCTGCCTTTTATGCATTTATTAATAAAAGGACTTCATTTAAGGTCACGCCCAAAGGAGATTCATCGAAAATACCGTTTTCAGGATTAAAGGCACAATATGCAATAATGTTTATAAGCGCCGCGGGATTTGCATACGCCATTTACAGATATATAATATCAGGAAACATGGAATTCATTTTCAATGGTGCATTTATGCTGTACTTTTTATTATTATCCATGTCCATTTTTTATTATAATAGATGA
- a CDS encoding NAD(P)-dependent oxidoreductase, protein MNVGVLGLGRMGSGMAYTLLKKNFNVTGYDVNKMAYGRFNGIKNFKPADSIDDLYNNDAVIFSLPTGLEVKQALSSYNNKSIIIDTTTLDIRELHENLAIINNSKNYLTCRLERGPKEANEGDLAMFVGGDMETYNKINNLFDALGTHVFIGTHEQATMMKLISNMIGTAIVDLLGQVSVVIERAGIDKDTAIRALSLGGANTVELFRLPWQISSKYEPSFSLELAQHVIEMAINSSRELGIEEIPMVQLNNTMMKLGLKMNLGSKDVSEIAELYKKLNK, encoded by the coding sequence ATGAACGTTGGCGTTCTTGGTCTTGGAAGGATGGGCAGTGGTATGGCATACACGCTACTAAAAAAGAACTTTAATGTTACAGGTTACGATGTAAACAAGATGGCCTACGGAAGATTTAACGGTATAAAAAACTTCAAGCCTGCGGACTCCATTGACGATCTATATAATAACGATGCAGTTATATTTTCATTGCCAACCGGTCTTGAGGTTAAGCAGGCACTTTCAAGTTATAATAATAAATCGATAATAATAGATACAACAACACTTGATATAAGGGAACTGCACGAAAATCTGGCAATAATAAACAATTCAAAAAATTATCTAACATGCAGGCTCGAACGCGGCCCAAAGGAGGCAAACGAGGGCGACCTTGCAATGTTTGTCGGCGGTGACATGGAGACATATAATAAAATAAATAATCTCTTTGATGCCCTTGGCACACACGTTTTCATAGGCACCCATGAACAGGCAACAATGATGAAGTTAATAAGCAATATGATAGGCACGGCCATAGTCGATCTTCTCGGTCAGGTCTCGGTGGTTATAGAACGGGCTGGTATAGACAAGGACACTGCCATAAGGGCATTATCCCTTGGCGGTGCAAACACCGTTGAATTGTTCAGGCTGCCGTGGCAGATCTCATCCAAATACGAGCCATCGTTCTCTCTTGAACTTGCCCAGCACGTAATAGAAATGGCAATAAACTCATCAAGGGAGCTTGGTATAGAGGAGATTCCCATGGTTCAGTTAAATAATACCATGATGAAGCTGGGCCTTAAAATGAATCTTGGTTCAAAGGATGTATCAGAAATAGCAGAGCTCTATAAGAAATTAAATAA
- a CDS encoding RAD55 family ATPase — protein sequence MNIEEMLLYEIKYGRFSNFMINNEFYNISDPSYLDIDIKSLLSKLESSGYIIKSAERPVLKCNYCGNDRFFAIPYCNEHGMPMELKDNKIICPVTGDIEAYKLMDICSSCMKLNESMKSMEISESYKLTEKKNFMVELLHDAISILNEYNLKYEIGGKISGIKTEHVFNIIIKKDFSYLIDIYYGGDVKVITEHHYSIPDDVPGSYTVVFNIDENNSEFEIPGIKYIKSVNYEEFLSNFKKFVLDIVNNKSFMFGIPALDNLIKTGLKINNVYGFETFSSGNISYFLVRFLIYGAENAEPGIYITTRNSPDYIIRNARSYNIDLEKYIDSKNIAIMDLNSTIEKIDLGSDYYKLSGHISDILNEISKAVKKYGARRLVIDSIEPLELGQNQNIIRYLFNGLRKLDCVIVATKYIDNIDSHPIEDMYFSGIGVMGTMITNGQLHEIFILKKSGEFIPGKKVFDVEIDSNGEFVFR from the coding sequence ATGAACATAGAGGAAATGCTTTTATATGAGATTAAATATGGAAGATTTTCAAATTTTATGATAAACAATGAATTTTATAACATTAGTGATCCATCGTATCTTGATATTGATATAAAAAGCCTTCTGTCAAAACTTGAGTCATCAGGTTATATAATTAAAAGTGCTGAAAGGCCTGTATTAAAATGTAATTATTGTGGAAACGATAGGTTTTTCGCTATTCCATACTGCAATGAGCATGGAATGCCAATGGAGCTAAAGGACAATAAAATTATATGCCCTGTTACGGGAGATATTGAGGCATACAAATTGATGGATATATGCTCATCATGCATGAAATTAAACGAATCCATGAAATCAATGGAAATCTCTGAAAGTTATAAATTAACTGAAAAAAAGAATTTTATGGTTGAACTTTTACATGATGCCATTTCAATATTAAATGAATATAATCTAAAATATGAAATTGGTGGAAAAATATCCGGAATAAAAACGGAGCATGTTTTTAATATAATAATAAAAAAGGATTTTTCATATCTTATAGATATATATTATGGAGGAGATGTAAAGGTCATAACAGAGCATCATTATTCAATACCGGATGATGTACCTGGATCTTACACCGTTGTTTTTAACATAGATGAAAATAACTCCGAATTTGAAATTCCAGGGATAAAATACATAAAGTCTGTTAATTATGAGGAATTTTTAAGCAATTTTAAAAAATTCGTACTTGATATAGTAAATAATAAATCATTCATGTTTGGCATACCTGCACTTGATAATCTTATAAAAACAGGCTTAAAAATAAATAATGTATATGGCTTTGAAACATTTTCATCAGGCAATATATCATATTTTCTCGTCAGGTTTCTTATCTACGGTGCCGAGAACGCTGAGCCAGGAATTTACATAACAACCAGGAACTCACCTGATTATATTATAAGAAATGCAAGATCATATAATATAGATCTTGAAAAATACATAGATTCAAAAAACATAGCAATCATGGATTTAAACTCAACAATAGAAAAAATAGATCTTGGATCTGATTATTACAAGCTTTCCGGACACATCTCTGATATTCTCAATGAAATATCAAAGGCAGTAAAAAAGTACGGTGCAAGGAGGCTTGTTATAGACTCAATAGAGCCGCTGGAGCTTGGTCAGAACCAGAATATAATAAGATACCTCTTCAACGGTTTAAGGAAGCTGGACTGTGTTATTGTAGCAACAAAATACATAGATAATATAGATTCGCATCCTATAGAGGACATGTACTTTTCAGGTATAGGCGTTATGGGAACAATGATAACAAACGGTCAGCTGCACGAGATATTTATATTAAAAAAATCCGGTGAATTTATTCCAGGCAAAAAGGTATTTGATGTTGAAATTGACAGCAATGGTGAGTTTGTATTTAGATGA
- the coaBC gene encoding bifunctional phosphopantothenoylcysteine decarboxylase/phosphopantothenate--cysteine ligase CoaBC, with product MLTGDKTRFAGMLKGRKIVVATSASISIYRVPDLVRDLRREGADVKVAMSDASQKMVSPEVMKWASGHDVVTDITGNIEHITLFDSDTLLLLAPATYDTIGKMASGIADNIPSLFFSYALKATGHIVIVPAMHRNMMENRINLENIEKLKNLGCLIVEPEYDEEKAKIADNDRIIDYVCRSFYGEKLKNKNILIIGGRSELSIDPVRFISNRSTGYTGYWLARMAFRLGADQIVYVGNSNYRMPNYVNFIQRTNLREIIIEVNTVINVYKFDIIVMCMAVLDFDIKEEKEKITSSEKHVIELEPRNKLRNRIRQMSPSSILVLFELEGDLKYNDEKFKDSRPDMVIVNSYKNSAFGESSQEYIIVSGNNKENINAEKSLLSRIILERASSINKSSDFIL from the coding sequence ATGTTGACCGGAGATAAAACAAGATTTGCAGGCATGCTTAAGGGCAGAAAAATTGTTGTTGCAACATCGGCAAGCATATCAATATACAGGGTGCCTGACCTTGTAAGGGATTTAAGAAGGGAGGGGGCCGATGTAAAGGTTGCAATGAGCGATGCATCGCAAAAGATGGTGAGTCCGGAGGTTATGAAATGGGCCTCAGGTCATGATGTTGTAACAGATATTACCGGAAATATAGAGCATATTACACTCTTTGATAGCGATACATTATTACTTCTTGCACCGGCAACTTACGATACAATAGGTAAGATGGCATCTGGCATAGCAGATAACATACCATCACTCTTCTTTTCATACGCATTAAAGGCCACCGGGCATATAGTCATAGTTCCGGCAATGCACAGAAACATGATGGAAAACAGAATAAATCTGGAAAATATTGAAAAGCTTAAAAACCTCGGCTGTTTAATTGTTGAACCCGAGTACGATGAGGAAAAGGCAAAGATTGCGGACAATGACAGGATCATTGATTATGTATGCCGCTCATTCTACGGGGAAAAATTAAAAAATAAAAATATACTAATAATAGGTGGAAGATCAGAGCTTTCAATAGATCCTGTTCGATTTATATCAAACAGATCAACCGGATACACAGGATACTGGCTTGCCAGAATGGCATTCCGGCTTGGGGCGGATCAAATAGTCTATGTCGGCAACTCCAATTACAGAATGCCGAACTATGTTAACTTTATACAAAGAACGAATCTAAGGGAGATCATTATTGAGGTTAATACCGTTATAAACGTTTACAAATTTGATATAATTGTAATGTGCATGGCCGTACTTGACTTTGATATAAAGGAGGAAAAGGAAAAGATAACAAGCAGTGAAAAACATGTAATAGAGCTTGAGCCCAGGAACAAGCTAAGGAACAGAATAAGGCAGATGTCGCCGTCATCCATTCTTGTGCTCTTTGAACTTGAGGGCGATCTTAAATACAATGATGAAAAATTTAAGGATTCAAGGCCTGATATGGTTATAGTGAATTCATATAAAAACAGCGCCTTTGGTGAGTCATCCCAGGAATATATAATAGTTTCAGGTAATAATAAGGAAAATATAAATGCTGAAAAGAGCCTTTTATCAAGAATAATACTTGAAAGGGCATCATCAATTAACAAAAGTTCCGATTTTATTCTATAA
- a CDS encoding MFS transporter, which translates to MFTDSYDEVDRSFKFLLISRAARSVSLIFVTLSLSLYLHALHYPVTFIGLLYVPITIFNVFLTFFLGTAGDRIGYSRVLFIGELFPLVGMLILAVSTNIYLIALGAIIAGITGGAGGMRGAFSPGMTAYVASSYDVDNLRVQRLSLLNATASFFSIFSGLMLGSYIIFKSYVNIIEFYHIFFYVSFALVLVSVISLAMLKEFRRPKKTTRMMKKESFKYLLKIIAPNTINAAAIGIMMPLLPLWFELSFHIGPSYVGDIYTVAYASTAIGSFVSGRYINGRVNSLFIASVAHVIQGAFFVILAFTPYLIIASALYIIRMGIAGIGSPMRGAINVRGINREDYGTGTSIQGVSNRSAQLTTGLSGYLMDYSLGLPLIIGGIIQAIGGIVYYDLLKSYYKGRIFTKRDVDAK; encoded by the coding sequence ATGTTCACCGATTCCTACGATGAGGTAGACAGATCATTTAAATTCCTCTTAATATCAAGGGCGGCCAGATCCGTTTCACTGATATTCGTTACTTTATCATTATCGCTGTACCTTCATGCGCTTCATTATCCGGTTACCTTTATAGGTCTATTATATGTCCCAATAACAATCTTCAATGTCTTTTTAACATTTTTCCTTGGAACGGCCGGTGATCGTATAGGTTATTCAAGGGTACTATTCATAGGAGAATTATTTCCTCTTGTAGGAATGCTGATACTGGCTGTTTCAACAAATATATATTTAATAGCCCTGGGTGCAATTATAGCCGGAATAACAGGCGGTGCTGGCGGAATGCGTGGAGCCTTTTCCCCTGGAATGACGGCATACGTTGCAAGCAGCTATGATGTTGACAATTTAAGGGTTCAGAGACTGTCTCTTTTGAATGCAACTGCATCATTCTTTTCAATATTTAGTGGCCTTATGCTTGGATCATATATAATATTCAAAAGCTATGTGAATATAATTGAGTTTTATCACATATTCTTCTACGTTTCATTTGCACTTGTTCTTGTATCTGTGATTTCCCTTGCAATGCTAAAGGAATTTAGAAGACCAAAGAAGACAACAAGGATGATGAAAAAGGAGAGCTTTAAATATTTATTAAAGATCATAGCGCCGAATACAATAAATGCAGCAGCGATAGGAATAATGATGCCACTTCTGCCACTCTGGTTTGAGTTAAGCTTTCACATAGGGCCATCTTATGTCGGTGATATATACACTGTTGCATATGCAAGCACTGCCATTGGCTCATTTGTATCTGGCAGGTACATAAACGGCAGGGTGAACTCGTTATTCATAGCGTCCGTTGCCCATGTTATTCAGGGAGCGTTCTTTGTTATACTTGCCTTTACGCCGTATTTAATTATTGCATCGGCATTATATATAATAAGAATGGGAATAGCCGGTATTGGCTCACCAATGCGTGGTGCCATAAATGTGCGTGGAATAAACAGGGAGGATTATGGCACGGGAACAAGCATACAGGGAGTTTCAAACAGGAGTGCGCAACTTACAACAGGTCTTTCTGGCTATTTAATGGATTACTCTCTGGGCCTGCCTTTGATAATAGGCGGCATAATACAGGCTATTGGAGGCATAGTTTACTATGATTTATTGAAATCATACTATAAGGGAAGGATCTTCACAAAAAGGGATGTTGATGCAAAGTGA
- a CDS encoding MFS transporter encodes MDKRVWYLGLTRLIRTTGRVSSFIFLPLIFVFIYHLSFILTGIILGFSTFLMSLVQYYSGAMTDKIGRRFFLIFIPIPAGFLYILMFLTVYYNLSYIILIALFEMTIIVNALQYPAIEAAIADITSESQRLSGYTIVRVLANAGAAIGPIAGAVLATYNFGYIFLLAGIATFIEIIILYFNVKETYIPIKEKIYAKKLSHLFNDRFFLIFSIIGIVLMLFLRQRGASLTLFAFDIEKLPILYLAYIYAVNGLLVVIFQYPIYNILNRMSPVIGRSIGVVFYFIGYIILAFGHDLEFFLISMSVMTIGEDFVAPTTQTIITLIAPSNLRGTYIGIYNLITSFGSLSGSIIGLYVLSYFYSDASIFWIIFGIGTLITGLSYIAINSMFYYSKRKVNTIKIASR; translated from the coding sequence ATGGATAAAAGGGTATGGTATCTAGGCCTCACAAGGCTGATAAGAACTACAGGTCGTGTTTCGTCGTTTATATTTCTTCCATTGATATTCGTTTTTATATACCATTTATCATTTATTTTAACAGGCATAATACTCGGTTTTTCAACGTTTTTAATGTCCCTTGTTCAGTATTACTCTGGCGCAATGACTGATAAAATAGGCAGAAGATTCTTTCTTATATTTATACCGATACCGGCCGGTTTCCTTTACATATTGATGTTTTTAACTGTTTATTATAATTTATCATATATAATATTAATAGCACTGTTTGAAATGACAATAATAGTAAATGCACTTCAATATCCGGCCATCGAGGCAGCAATAGCAGATATAACATCAGAATCACAGAGATTATCAGGTTATACCATAGTCAGGGTTCTTGCAAACGCCGGTGCGGCCATAGGCCCAATAGCAGGTGCTGTGCTTGCAACATACAATTTCGGATACATATTCTTGCTTGCCGGAATAGCAACATTTATTGAAATAATAATACTTTACTTCAACGTTAAGGAAACATACATACCAATAAAGGAGAAAATATATGCGAAAAAGCTAAGCCATCTCTTCAATGACAGATTCTTTTTAATATTTTCAATAATTGGCATAGTTCTTATGCTGTTTTTAAGACAGAGGGGCGCTTCATTAACACTGTTCGCATTTGATATAGAGAAATTGCCAATACTTTATCTTGCATATATATATGCCGTAAATGGCCTGCTTGTTGTTATTTTTCAGTATCCAATATATAATATATTAAACAGGATGAGCCCTGTTATAGGCAGATCAATAGGGGTTGTATTTTATTTTATAGGATATATAATACTGGCCTTTGGACATGACCTTGAATTCTTCTTAATATCAATGTCTGTAATGACAATAGGCGAGGATTTTGTTGCACCAACAACACAGACAATAATCACATTGATAGCACCATCAAATTTGAGGGGTACATACATAGGAATATACAATTTAATAACAAGCTTTGGCTCACTTTCAGGATCAATTATTGGGCTTTACGTTCTGTCATACTTTTATTCGGATGCATCAATATTCTGGATAATCTTTGGTATTGGCACCTTAATAACCGGCCTTTCCTACATTGCAATAAATTCAATGTTCTATTACAGTAAAAGAAAAGTGAACACAATAAAAATAGCAAGCAGATAG
- a CDS encoding DedA family protein, translated as MSIGNIIVAIIHFVEYIIIKLGYPGVFFLMLLEGMLLPVPSEVVMPFSGYLAYYGMLDPFNRYASIIILLIVGTVGNLTGALIAYAIGRYGGDPFIIKYGRYLMLNRDTIDKSKIWFEKYGKLSVFTTRFLPVFRTFISIPAGIANMDLGQFSLYTIAGDLVWDSILIYLGILLGSRWETILGFFNNLTYIAIIAFIAAIIIVYYYLAIKPRKTLNK; from the coding sequence ATGAGCATAGGCAACATAATAGTAGCAATTATTCACTTCGTTGAGTATATAATAATAAAGCTTGGATATCCGGGAGTCTTCTTTTTGATGCTCCTTGAAGGCATGTTATTGCCGGTTCCATCAGAGGTTGTCATGCCATTTTCTGGCTACCTGGCATACTATGGCATGCTTGATCCTTTTAATAGATACGCTTCTATTATAATATTATTAATAGTTGGCACTGTCGGCAATTTAACAGGGGCCCTCATAGCATATGCAATAGGAAGGTATGGCGGCGATCCATTTATAATAAAATACGGAAGGTACCTAATGTTGAATAGGGATACAATAGATAAATCCAAGATCTGGTTTGAAAAATATGGCAAGCTGTCAGTTTTCACAACCAGGTTTTTACCTGTTTTCAGAACATTTATATCTATACCTGCAGGAATAGCAAACATGGATTTGGGTCAGTTTTCATTATATACTATCGCAGGGGATCTTGTCTGGGATTCGATATTAATATACCTTGGAATACTGCTTGGATCAAGATGGGAGACCATTCTTGGATTCTTTAATAATTTAACATACATTGCAATAATAGCCTTTATAGCGGCAATAATCATTGTTTACTATTACCTTGCGATAAAACCCAGGAAGACTTTAAACAAATAA